The Vicia villosa cultivar HV-30 ecotype Madison, WI linkage group LG1, Vvil1.0, whole genome shotgun sequence genome includes a region encoding these proteins:
- the LOC131662349 gene encoding uncharacterized protein LOC131662349, whose product MVIDTPVMGYVSTSFTIIFPETGAKEDVFLSAKQVDEFVQDSAELFILLATLDVHEKRTIEEFPIVCDFAEGVLAKDEFEKSVLGEVISPSEIGSCKGILLFGPPSTGKTMLAKTMATEPGENFINISLSKVTSKYHEDTEKYVEAVFSVDRMLGKRVTDSNNSMYNGVKTKNLAQWDSLSTKEENSVLVLAATNGPFDFDEAVVRRLPRRYMLNLLDAANCEKILKVILGKEQLASDVNLTELTNRTESYYENDLKYLCMEAAHIHIREILEKEKQLKVSYSSADIRPLKMNDFSLSGKEFAGSDKFNIYLRGSLLTTASSRSNGRLVAAKTRHDFPL is encoded by the exons atggttattgatacacctgttATGGGTTATGtgtctacttctttt ACGATTATCTTTCCTGAAACTGGTGCCAAAGAAGACGTGTTTTTGTCTGCTAAGCAAGTTGATGAATTTGTGCAAGATAGTGCAgagttgtttattttgttggcaaCTTTAGATGTTCATGAGAAGAGAACAATTGAAGAATTtccaatagtttgtgattttgccgag GGTGTTCTTGCGAAAGATGAGTTTGAAAAAAGTGTGTTGGGTGAAGTTATTTCCCCGAGTGAAATTGGG TCGTGCAAGGGTATCTTGCTTTTTGGTCCTCCTAGTACAGGAAAAACAATGTTAGCCAAGACGATGGCAACCGAACCAggggaaaatttcataaatatttcatTATCAAAAGTTACTTCCAAG TATCACGAGGATACTGAAAAGTATGTTGAAGCTGTGTTTTCT GTCGACCGCATGTTAGGCAAGAGGGTAACTGATTCCAATAATTCTATGTATAATGGGGTGAAGACAAAAAATTTAGCACAATGGGATAGTCTCAGTACAAAAGAGGAAAATAGTGTTCTTGTTTTGGCAGCTACCAATGGCCCGTTTGATTTTGACGAGGCGGTTGTTAGGAGACTTCCTCGAAGGTATATGTTGAATTTACTCGATGCCGCAAACTGTGAGAAAATTCTGAAAGTTATATTGGGGAAAGAACAATTGGCATCAGATGTGAATTTAACAGAATTGACTAATAGGACAGAGAGTTATTATGAGAATGATCTTAAG TATTTGTGCATGGAAGCTGCTCATATCCATATAAGAGAGATATTGGAGAAAGAGAAACAA TTGAAAGTATCATATAGTAGTGCAGATATTCGTCCTTTAAAGATGAATGATTTTTCGCTTTCAGGAAAAGAG TTTGCGGGATCGGATAAATTCAACATATACCTTCGAGGAAGTCTCCTAACAACTGCCTCGTCAAGATCAAACGGACGATTGGTAGCTGCCAAAACAAGACACGATTTTCCTCTCTAA
- the LOC131662423 gene encoding uncharacterized protein LOC131662423, translated as MVVGRNGDAIVDALRMLAGSLGQIPQGKFQRNNPPIFEGEHEPNKAQAWLKAIEKIFRIMNCIDLLRVQFGTDMLIRKLRISGVTLLRGLEKRNYFPEDFHGKKEVEFHELKQGNGIVAEYAEKFQELIKYCPHYNTMNAKMSKCLKFVNGLRHDIKKAIRYQQITRFEELVNKRRIYAEDSRESASHYKVLNDGKGKGQYRGKPYDDKKKKYGYDRKPNEGGTSAPVKGFKCGVEGHRANECNKNSGKCFECDKPGHKAVDCRSDSGVTCYNCGEQGHISIRFDKPNKEQAKGKVFSLSDVDTTVDDRLI; from the exons ATGGTTGTTGGAAGGAACGGTGATGCCATTGTtgatgcattgaggatgttggctggatctcttggtcAGATTCCTCAA GGGaaattccagaggaacaatccgcCTATCTTTGAGGGTGAACATGAACCTAATAAGGCACAAGCTTGGTTGAAGgcaattgagaagatctttcggaTTATGAATTGTATTGATTTGCTGAGAGTGCAATTTGGTACTGACATGCTCATAAGGAAGCTAAGGATTAGTGGGGTAACACTTCTTAGAGGTTTGGAGAAGAGG AACTATTTTCCGGAAGATTTTCATGGGAAGAAAGAGGTGGAATTTCATGAGTTGAAGCAAGGGAATGGAATTGTGGCAGAGTATGCTGAAAAATTCCAAGAGTtgatcaagtattgtcctcattacaatactatgaatgcaAAGATGTcaaagtgtttgaagtttgtgaacgGTTTGAGGCATGACATTAAGAAGGCTATTCGTTACCAACAGATTACTCGCTTTGAGGAATTGGTTAACAAGAGACGCATTTATGCCGAGGATAGTAGagagagtgcttctcactacaaggtTTTGAATGATGGAAAAGGAAAAGGTCAATATCGTGGAAAACCATACGAtgataagaagaagaaatatgGTTATGACCGAAAGCCAAATGAGGGAGGAACTAGCGCTCCGGTTAAGGGCTTCAAGTGTGGTGTCGAAGGACATCGTGCTAATGAATGTAACAAGAATTCTGGAAAGTGTTTCGAGTGTGACAAGCCGGGTCACAAAGCTGTGGATTGTAGGAGTGATTCaggtgtgacttgctacaattgtggtgagcaAGGGCACATTAGTATCAGGTTTGACAAACCAAATAAggagcaagcgaaaggaaaagtgttttcATTGTCTGATGTTGATACCACTGTTGATGATAGGCTAATCTAA
- the LOC131602807 gene encoding polygalacturonase-like yields the protein MAIAKSASIVIIFFALAHYANAAMKARPPVGHDVFGDNNHAKDVALPGEKLVNVESFGAKGDGVTDSTTAFLSAWQATCHAEGQNRLYIPAGTFLVSSVTFEGPCLAPNPITIQVVGTILADTDGSDYMSGDWLIFQKINGLKIIGGGVFDGQGQLSWKFIEDCENSKVDCKRMPSSLFFAEVQNAIIANIKSLNPKGFHVFVTKCSNIRLRKLKLIAPETSPNTDGIHISSSINVIVARNTIATGDDCISMIQGCENIFINRLKCGPGHGISIGSLGKVADEREVKGIRIKNSALNGTTNGLRIKTWPEKYGGGASEISFSNINMINVLNPIIIDQEYECYPNCQKKPSLVRIADIHFANVTGTTASPIAVDLRCSQQFPCMGVTIRNIDLKYQDAPSTARCVNVKPVYGGLLNPPACL from the exons ATGGCCATTGCAAAGAGTGCTTCTATTGTTATTATCTTCTTTGCATTGGCCCATTATGCAAATGCAGCTATGAAAGCAAGGCCACCCGTAGGTCATGATGTTTTTGGAGATAACAATCATGCTAAGGATGTTGCCCTTCCCGGGGAGAAACTAGTTAATGTCGAGAGTTTTGGGGCCAAAGGCGATGGCGTTACTGATTCCACTACG GCTTTTCTGTCAGCATGGCAAGCAACTTGCCATGCTGAAGGACAAAACCGACTTTATATTCCAGCTGGTACTTTTTTAGTTTCTTCAGTAACTTTTGAAGGACCTTGTCTGGCCCCAAATCCAATTACAATTCAAGTGGTGGGGACAATTTTGGCAGACACTGATGGTTCTGACTATATGAGTGGAGACTGgctcatatttcaaaaaatcaatgGCCTAAAAATCATTGGTGGAGGTGTTTTTGATGGACAAGGTCAACTTTCATGGAAATTCATTGAGGATTGTGAAAATTCCAAAGTAGATTGTAAAAGAATGCCCAGT AGTTTGTTTTTCGCCGAAGTCCAGAATGCGATTATAGCCAACATTAAATCATTGAATCCCAAAGGCTTTCACGTCTTCGTCACTAAGTGTTCAAACATTAGGTTGCGTAAACTTAAGCTTATTGCACCTGAAACCAGCCCTAACACCGACGGCATTCATATTAGTAGCTCCATCAATGTGATTGTTGCTAGAAACACCATTGCAACTGGTGATGATTGTATCTCTATGATTCAAGGTTGCGAGAATATTTTCATCAACAGACTCAAGTGTGGACCTGGACACGGTATCAG TATTGGTAGTCTTGGAAAGGTTGCAGATGAGAGAGAGGTGAAAGGTATTCGCATTAAGAACAGTGCGTTGAATGGTACAACCAATGGTTTGAGAATAAAAACATGGCCTGAGAAATATGGAGGTGGAGCATCAGAGATAAGTTTCAGTAACATTAACATGATCAATGTTCTAAATCCCATCATCATTGATCAGGAGTATGAATGTTATCCAAACTGTCAGAAAAAG CCATCATTGGTGAGGATAGCAGATATTCATTTTGCAAATGTGACGGGAACAACTGCTTCGCCAATTGCAGTGGATTTGAGATGCAGCCAGCAGTTTCCATGCATGGGAGTTACGATTCGCAACATTGACCTAAAGTATCAAGATGCTCCATCAACGGCTAGATGTGTTAATGTAAAGCCTGTGTATGGTGGTTTGTTGAACCCACCAGCATGCCTTTAA